One region of Erwinia tracheiphila genomic DNA includes:
- a CDS encoding DUF935 domain-containing protein: MLVKMLTRLVDAFGRRFWFQNESQTGSGDSRLGQLRRHYSDHPVSGLTPARAAEILVDAERGLLPDQCDLAEDMEEKDSHLQSELGKRRRAIQSLKWTIKPPPNASREEIKDAELLTEILLDASWLPDCIFDATDAILKGFSCQEIEWENVEGLLIPREVEWRDPAWFQTHPDDRNLLRLRDGSYHGADLQPFGWIQHYAKSKSGYLARTGLIRTLVWPFIFKNYSVRDLAEFLEIYGLPIRVGQYPAGATDKEKQTLLQAVMSIGHNAGGIIPRSMMIDFKNAADGTADPFLSMMSWAELSMSKAILGGTLTSQADGASSTNALGNVHNEVRFEVRSSDATQVAATLTRDLVFPLYVLNCQSYNNQRRHPRFEFDLSEPEDVSAYATALPALVSMGMKIPLQWAHDKLQIPIAAKDEDCLKAVAPSPDFSQALLSARDVRPGYALLSAIPQPTDAMPDAVSGEQWQAAIDPLLTPVIEALKTGGYAAARNKAAELYLDMDDAQIADMLHRAMFVAETWGRLNATAG; this comes from the coding sequence ATGCTGGTGAAAATGCTCACTAGACTGGTTGACGCCTTTGGGCGTCGTTTCTGGTTTCAAAATGAGTCGCAAACCGGGTCGGGTGATTCACGTCTGGGTCAGCTGCGCCGCCACTACAGTGACCACCCCGTCAGCGGGCTGACGCCTGCCCGTGCCGCTGAGATCCTGGTGGATGCTGAACGGGGGCTGTTACCTGACCAGTGCGATCTGGCCGAAGACATGGAAGAGAAAGACTCTCACCTTCAGTCAGAGCTTGGGAAACGCCGCCGGGCTATACAGTCACTCAAATGGACCATTAAACCACCGCCGAACGCCAGTCGCGAAGAAATCAAAGACGCCGAACTGCTGACGGAGATCCTGCTGGATGCCTCATGGTTACCCGATTGCATCTTTGATGCCACCGATGCCATCCTGAAAGGCTTCTCATGTCAGGAAATTGAATGGGAGAACGTTGAAGGACTGCTGATACCGCGTGAAGTCGAGTGGCGCGATCCGGCGTGGTTCCAGACTCACCCCGATGATCGGAATCTTCTTCGCCTCCGGGATGGCAGCTACCACGGAGCCGATCTGCAACCTTTTGGCTGGATACAACATTATGCCAAATCAAAGTCCGGCTATCTGGCCCGCACCGGGTTGATCCGCACGCTGGTCTGGCCGTTTATCTTTAAAAATTATTCGGTCCGTGACCTGGCTGAGTTTCTGGAAATTTACGGCCTGCCTATCCGGGTGGGGCAATATCCTGCCGGGGCCACCGATAAAGAGAAACAGACTCTGTTGCAGGCGGTAATGTCCATTGGCCACAATGCCGGGGGGATTATTCCCCGCTCAATGATGATTGACTTTAAAAACGCCGCTGACGGCACGGCTGACCCTTTTCTGTCGATGATGTCATGGGCAGAACTCAGTATGTCAAAAGCCATTCTGGGTGGCACGCTAACCAGCCAGGCTGACGGAGCCAGCAGCACCAACGCCCTGGGCAACGTGCATAATGAGGTGCGGTTTGAGGTGCGATCCAGCGATGCGACCCAGGTCGCGGCCACGCTGACCCGTGACCTGGTCTTTCCGCTGTATGTGCTGAACTGTCAGTCGTATAACAATCAGCGCCGCCATCCCCGTTTTGAGTTTGATCTCTCCGAACCGGAAGACGTCAGTGCCTATGCGACAGCTCTGCCAGCCCTGGTGAGTATGGGGATGAAAATCCCGTTGCAGTGGGCGCACGACAAGCTGCAAATCCCGATTGCCGCGAAGGATGAGGATTGTCTCAAGGCCGTAGCACCATCCCCTGATTTCTCTCAGGCATTGCTCAGTGCCCGTGACGTTCGCCCCGGTTACGCACTGCTGTCAGCCATACCCCAGCCGACGGATGCTATGCCGGATGCCGTGAGCGGCGAGCAGTGGCAGGCAGCCATCGACCCGTTGTTAACACCGGTTATTGAGGCGCTGAAAACGGGTGGTTACGCAGCGGCCAGAAACAAAGCAGCAGAGCTGTATCTGGATATGGATGACGCACAAATTGCGGATATGCTGCACCGGGCTATGTTTGTTGCCGAGACGTGGGGGCGACTGAATGCCACAGCCGGTTGA
- a CDS encoding terminase large subunit domain-containing protein, with protein sequence MLTAEISPAAEFIIDAVQGGGADNNDVLLAYQKRWIADDSPLKIAEKSRRTGLTWAEAADASLTAAKSREAGGTNHFYIGSNKEMAREFIDAAAMWARAYGLAAGEVGEEVFEDEDKDILTFIIYFASGYKVQALSSNPRNLRGMQGNVTIDEAGHHDRLAEVLKSALALTMWGAKVRIISTHNGNENLFNELIQDSRAGRKRYSVHTITLDDACNDGLYRRICQVSKQVWSQAKEDEWKANLLKDTATEEDALEEYYCVPKQGSGAYIPRVLIDRATREEHPVLRFTMPDGHMEWTEEERHRTVATWYEEALAPLLMLLDPDTRHSVGGDFARIADLSIFSISSIEQDTRRRLRLTVELRSVPYNQQREIIFFILHGTPRLVGVALDAGGNGGYLAEAVLLHWGEDMVAAVQLSENWYREWAPKYKALFESGYIEIPKDEDIITDQRHLQVIRGVPKIDKNRSTSADGNKRHGDSCVSYMMAVRASYMDGQIIEFTPLPGKHTIASEDDNLPAFERGCW encoded by the coding sequence ATGCTGACTGCCGAAATCTCCCCCGCCGCAGAGTTTATTATCGATGCCGTCCAGGGGGGTGGGGCCGACAATAACGATGTTCTGCTGGCCTATCAGAAAAGGTGGATAGCCGACGATTCTCCGTTAAAAATTGCCGAGAAGTCGCGCCGTACCGGGTTGACATGGGCGGAAGCCGCTGACGCCTCGTTAACCGCCGCGAAGTCCCGTGAAGCGGGCGGGACGAACCATTTTTATATCGGCTCTAATAAAGAGATGGCGCGGGAGTTTATTGATGCTGCCGCCATGTGGGCCAGAGCCTACGGACTGGCGGCGGGTGAAGTGGGTGAGGAAGTCTTTGAGGACGAAGACAAAGACATCCTCACCTTTATCATCTACTTCGCCAGTGGCTATAAAGTGCAGGCGCTGTCCAGTAACCCCAGGAACCTGCGCGGTATGCAGGGTAACGTCACCATTGATGAGGCCGGTCACCATGATCGGCTTGCGGAGGTGCTTAAATCCGCGCTGGCGCTGACCATGTGGGGGGCTAAGGTTCGTATTATTTCCACCCACAATGGCAATGAAAACCTGTTCAACGAGTTGATCCAGGACTCCCGCGCCGGGAGAAAACGCTATTCTGTTCATACGATCACGCTGGATGATGCCTGTAATGACGGGCTGTACCGCCGTATCTGCCAGGTATCAAAACAGGTCTGGTCACAGGCGAAAGAGGATGAGTGGAAAGCCAATCTGCTCAAAGATACCGCCACCGAAGAAGATGCTCTTGAGGAATATTATTGTGTACCGAAACAGGGTTCCGGTGCCTATATTCCCCGCGTGCTGATTGACCGTGCCACCCGCGAAGAACATCCGGTTCTGCGCTTTACCATGCCGGATGGCCATATGGAATGGACCGAAGAGGAACGGCACCGGACGGTAGCCACCTGGTACGAGGAGGCGTTAGCCCCACTGCTGATGCTGCTTGACCCCGATACCCGTCACAGCGTCGGAGGCGACTTTGCGCGTATCGCCGATCTGTCCATTTTCAGCATATCCAGCATCGAGCAGGACACCCGCCGCCGTTTGCGCCTGACCGTGGAGTTGCGCAGCGTTCCCTACAACCAGCAGCGGGAGATCATCTTCTTTATTCTGCACGGTACGCCCCGACTGGTCGGGGTAGCGCTGGATGCCGGGGGGAACGGTGGCTATCTGGCTGAAGCCGTTTTGCTTCACTGGGGCGAAGACATGGTAGCGGCTGTCCAGTTAAGTGAGAACTGGTATCGGGAATGGGCACCCAAATACAAAGCCCTGTTTGAGTCCGGCTATATCGAAATTCCAAAGGATGAGGACATCATCACCGACCAGCGTCACCTTCAGGTGATACGCGGTGTGCCTAAAATTGACAAAAATCGCAGTACCAGCGCGGACGGAAACAAGCGACATGGCGACAGTTGTGTGTCTTACATGATGGCCGTCAGGGCCAGCTATATGGATGGTCAGATTATTGAATTTACCCCTTTGCCAGGCAAACACACGATTGCCAGCGAGGATGATAATTTACCTGCTTTTGAGAGGGGATGCTGGTGA
- a CDS encoding DUF3486 family protein — MQDKRTRGRPSKIDLLPSVIRDQLHGLLRDKRHTQEDIRAAVNELIDGHGLGDDMKLSRTGLNRYASRMEEIGSKIRQSREVAEVWCAKLGDAPTSDVGKLLQEVVRTLAFETGMAMSENGEPVEPKAISQLALAIQRVEQAAMTSPKREKEIRAAFAAEAADKAEKIVKQAGLTADAAADIRRQILGIV; from the coding sequence ATGCAGGATAAGCGCACCCGTGGCCGCCCGTCTAAAATCGATCTCCTGCCGTCCGTTATTCGCGATCAACTGCACGGGTTACTGCGGGATAAACGACATACCCAGGAAGATATCCGGGCGGCGGTAAATGAGCTGATTGACGGTCATGGCCTGGGCGATGACATGAAACTCAGCCGTACCGGATTAAATCGCTATGCCAGCCGGATGGAAGAAATTGGCTCTAAAATCCGCCAGTCGCGTGAAGTGGCGGAAGTGTGGTGTGCAAAACTGGGCGATGCGCCGACCTCCGATGTTGGTAAGCTGTTGCAGGAAGTGGTCAGAACGCTGGCGTTTGAAACCGGTATGGCCATGAGTGAAAACGGGGAACCCGTTGAACCTAAAGCCATCAGCCAGCTTGCCCTTGCCATCCAGCGGGTTGAGCAGGCTGCGATGACCAGCCCTAAGCGTGAGAAAGAGATCCGCGCCGCGTTCGCGGCTGAAGCGGCGGATAAAGCCGAGAAAATCGTTAAACAGGCGGGGCTGACCGCCGATGCCGCTGCTGATATTCGTCGCCAGATTCTGGGGATCGTCTGA
- a CDS encoding VpaChn25_0724 family phage protein, whose protein sequence is MREILNADQRLVVLRTLVECGGDANESVLQTCLDAWGHRVSRDMVRTHCHWLTEQGLVSVKDVSGCLVVTLSERGADVAEGRSTVPGVKRPRPRG, encoded by the coding sequence ATGCGGGAGATTTTAAACGCAGACCAGCGACTGGTGGTCTTGCGCACGCTGGTTGAGTGTGGTGGTGACGCTAACGAGTCGGTGTTGCAGACCTGCCTGGATGCCTGGGGGCACCGTGTCAGCCGCGATATGGTGCGTACCCACTGTCACTGGCTGACAGAGCAGGGACTGGTGTCTGTCAAAGATGTTTCCGGATGTCTGGTGGTGACGTTATCAGAGCGCGGTGCCGATGTGGCCGAGGGACGCAGTACCGTACCTGGCGTAAAACGTCCACGCCCGAGGGGATAA
- a CDS encoding DUF2730 family protein, which translates to MIKEHWAILCAVATIVFNILIFILAKTYARRDEVEVLKNRVSLLENAFSTLPNQKELHALQLDMANLRGDLKAALPELRQLRHMSDLLLQNELKEKG; encoded by the coding sequence ATGATTAAAGAACACTGGGCCATTCTGTGTGCGGTTGCCACGATTGTTTTCAACATCCTCATTTTTATCCTGGCCAAAACCTACGCCAGACGTGATGAGGTTGAAGTCCTGAAAAACCGGGTCAGCCTGCTGGAGAATGCTTTCTCCACGTTGCCGAATCAGAAAGAGCTGCACGCCCTGCAACTGGATATGGCGAACCTGCGCGGAGACCTGAAAGCGGCACTGCCGGAACTGCGACAGTTACGGCATATGAGCGACCTGCTGTTACAAAACGAACTGAAAGAAAAGGGGTGA
- a CDS encoding TraR/DksA C4-type zinc finger protein, which produces MADEADYASVLEQRTRDHIIAAHIGRPVLHGDGICIDCGEDIAPQRLTIDPGFTRCVRCQTLTEKREARLAGHD; this is translated from the coding sequence ATGGCTGACGAAGCAGATTATGCCAGCGTTCTGGAACAACGGACGCGTGATCACATTATCGCAGCACACATTGGCCGCCCCGTGCTGCATGGTGATGGCATATGTATTGATTGTGGTGAGGATATAGCACCCCAGAGGTTAACCATTGACCCTGGCTTTACCCGCTGTGTCCGGTGTCAGACATTGACAGAAAAACGGGAGGCCCGCCTTGCTGGACATGATTAA
- a CDS encoding glycoside hydrolase family 108 protein, with protein MIPYSVTFIHAIDYMLTAEGGYVNDPADRGGETKFGISKRSYPALNIAELTQEQASEIYYRDYWLKTGCDRLPAGISLAVFDGAVQHGYKTAIQQLQRALRVADDGIIGARTLAATEAIQPLLLFVRLMNQRSQTYARIIAHSPVQIRFMNGWFNRLDKLTASVLEVL; from the coding sequence ATGATCCCCTACAGCGTTACATTTATTCATGCCATTGATTATATGCTCACGGCGGAAGGCGGCTATGTTAATGACCCTGCTGACCGTGGCGGAGAAACAAAATTCGGCATCAGTAAACGCAGCTATCCCGCACTGAATATCGCCGAACTGACACAAGAGCAGGCGAGTGAAATTTACTATCGTGATTACTGGCTAAAAACCGGATGTGATCGGCTACCCGCCGGTATTTCCCTTGCCGTGTTTGATGGTGCCGTACAGCACGGGTACAAAACCGCTATCCAGCAGCTACAGCGTGCCCTGCGCGTGGCTGACGATGGCATTATCGGTGCCCGAACGCTGGCGGCGACAGAAGCTATCCAGCCTTTGTTACTGTTCGTCCGCCTGATGAACCAGCGTTCACAAACCTATGCCCGCATTATTGCGCATTCACCGGTTCAGATCCGCTTTATGAACGGCTGGTTTAACCGCCTGGACAAGCTGACAGCGTCCGTTCTGGAGGTGCTTTAA
- a CDS encoding Mor transcription activator family protein — MNDNLQLFDDDHAELGQLLDRMDTIPTGELHARWPQLLADMVDLFCAELQRQGYDEVAARLSAGKLVGALANYYGGRAVYLPTGDALRAALRDNQLFDEWSRSRGNVDVLAKKHTLTHSTVYAILRQQLALHRKRYQRDLFTSDPE; from the coding sequence ATGAACGATAATCTACAACTGTTTGATGATGACCATGCTGAACTGGGGCAACTGCTTGACCGGATGGACACGATCCCAACAGGGGAGCTGCACGCACGCTGGCCCCAGTTGCTGGCCGATATGGTTGATCTCTTCTGTGCCGAGCTGCAACGACAGGGATATGACGAGGTGGCCGCCCGCCTGTCAGCCGGTAAACTGGTGGGGGCGCTGGCAAATTATTATGGGGGCCGGGCGGTTTATCTGCCAACCGGTGACGCACTTCGCGCAGCATTACGCGATAATCAGCTGTTCGATGAATGGAGCCGTTCGCGGGGGAATGTGGATGTTCTGGCCAAAAAACACACGCTAACGCATTCCACCGTGTATGCTATCCTGCGTCAGCAGCTGGCCCTGCACCGTAAACGATATCAGAGGGATCTGTTTACTTCCGATCCGGAATGA
- a CDS encoding gp16 family protein — MDKPQLIRLIHVAKGKLKLDDETYCLLLSNTANGKSSCSKMSHGELLNVYSELQQRGFKRSFKKSSVRVKPNSKGKPRTEEIAKIRAIWGTMFRHGFVSSDGELALNAYVKRMTSQLNNGEGVAEVGWLDGWLAYRVLECLKQWHIRLMLAFLTARRVAHPVNPVTGNASRDYDIITDAYEASL, encoded by the coding sequence ATGGATAAACCACAATTAATCAGGCTAATCCATGTAGCCAAAGGAAAGCTGAAACTGGATGATGAAACCTATTGTTTATTGCTGTCTAATACGGCTAACGGTAAATCCAGTTGCAGTAAAATGAGTCACGGCGAATTATTAAATGTTTATTCGGAACTGCAACAGCGGGGATTTAAACGCTCTTTTAAAAAGAGTTCAGTGCGGGTTAAACCCAATTCAAAGGGAAAACCACGCACTGAGGAGATTGCTAAAATCCGCGCCATCTGGGGCACCATGTTTCGTCACGGTTTCGTCAGCAGCGACGGCGAACTGGCGTTAAATGCTTACGTTAAGCGCATGACCTCTCAGCTCAACAACGGTGAAGGCGTTGCCGAGGTGGGCTGGCTTGATGGCTGGCTGGCGTACCGGGTACTGGAGTGCCTTAAACAATGGCATATCCGGCTGATGCTGGCGTTTCTGACAGCACGCCGCGTGGCTCATCCGGTGAATCCGGTTACCGGGAATGCATCGCGTGATTACGACATCATTACCGATGCTTACGAGGCCAGCTTATGA
- a CDS encoding DUF3164 family protein encodes MNKDTEQTGYRQNAQGHLVPQNLIRPIDMLRDDVVMNIVEAARALRQAMADFKAASMKQIGDFIDLSSREYGVEYGGTKGNVTLPSFDGQFKIMRAIGDHRVFDERIQAAKKLIDECVVEWSDGANVNLIAMVDHAFRVNKQGRIDINQVLGLRQLAIDDPRWNEAMSAIADAIQVTGTSQYLRIYLRQPSGKYEQISLDISGV; translated from the coding sequence ATGAATAAAGACACTGAACAGACTGGCTACCGCCAGAACGCTCAGGGCCATCTGGTGCCGCAAAACCTGATCCGTCCGATTGATATGCTGCGTGATGATGTCGTGATGAATATTGTCGAGGCTGCCAGGGCATTGCGTCAGGCTATGGCAGATTTCAAAGCCGCATCCATGAAGCAAATCGGGGACTTTATTGATTTGTCATCCAGAGAGTACGGCGTTGAATATGGCGGTACAAAGGGAAACGTCACCCTGCCAAGCTTTGATGGCCAGTTCAAAATTATGCGTGCGATTGGCGATCACAGGGTCTTTGACGAGCGTATCCAGGCGGCTAAAAAACTGATCGATGAGTGCGTGGTTGAATGGTCTGACGGGGCTAACGTCAATCTGATAGCGATGGTCGATCATGCTTTCCGCGTCAACAAGCAGGGGCGTATTGATATCAATCAGGTTCTTGGATTGCGCCAGCTGGCTATTGACGACCCACGCTGGAACGAAGCCATGTCAGCCATTGCCGATGCCATTCAGGTGACGGGAACCAGTCAGTACCTGCGTATCTATCTGCGCCAGCCCAGTGGTAAATATGAACAAATCAGTCTGGATATATCGGGGGTTTAG
- a CDS encoding AAA family ATPase, with product MSVTRRAGQLGRAVRRKLRGTQGLLIIDEADHLDYPVLEELRILQEETGIGLALVGNHQVYARLTGGSSRSVDFARLFSRIAKKVAILKTKRDDITAIADAWGLTGKAERALIHTLSERPGALRTVSHTLRLATMFARGSNEALTEKHIRAAVKDLEGVHA from the coding sequence GTGTCGGTGACGCGCCGCGCCGGGCAGCTGGGCCGGGCTGTACGCAGGAAGCTGCGCGGAACGCAGGGCCTGCTGATTATTGACGAGGCCGACCACCTTGATTATCCGGTACTGGAAGAGCTGCGCATCCTTCAGGAAGAAACCGGTATCGGGCTGGCTCTGGTGGGCAATCATCAGGTGTACGCCAGGCTGACGGGCGGCAGTTCCCGCAGCGTTGATTTTGCCCGCCTGTTCAGCCGAATCGCCAAAAAAGTGGCCATCCTGAAGACAAAACGGGATGACATCACGGCGATTGCCGATGCCTGGGGACTGACGGGTAAGGCCGAACGCGCACTGATCCATACGCTGTCAGAACGCCCGGGCGCATTACGCACCGTTTCCCATACGCTCCGTCTGGCCACCATGTTTGCCAGAGGGAGCAACGAAGCCCTGACGGAGAAGCATATTCGCGCCGCCGTCAAAGACCTGGAAGGAGTACACGCATGA
- a CDS encoding DNA transposition protein has protein sequence MSNVLDSAHAQTAMADVRAAIRGTVERDDVTYSTIARESAISSTALSQFMNESYPGDNSKIAGQLSVWLENRSRRANEMPEAPDFVKTRTVRQIWSALQYAQLAQCITVIYGSPGVGKTRSLQQFAAERPNVWLITVSPSRASISEALYEMALELGVGDAPRRAAGPGCTQEAARNAGPADY, from the coding sequence ATGAGTAACGTACTGGATTCAGCTCACGCACAGACCGCGATGGCGGATGTCCGCGCCGCAATACGCGGGACGGTTGAGCGTGACGATGTGACCTACAGCACCATCGCCCGTGAAAGCGCGATTTCATCAACGGCACTCTCGCAGTTTATGAATGAAAGTTATCCGGGTGATAACAGCAAGATTGCCGGTCAGCTCTCCGTCTGGCTGGAGAATCGCAGCCGCCGGGCAAATGAAATGCCGGAAGCGCCTGATTTTGTAAAGACCAGAACCGTCCGACAGATATGGAGTGCGCTGCAATACGCCCAGCTGGCCCAGTGCATCACCGTTATCTATGGCAGCCCCGGCGTGGGCAAGACCCGTTCCTTACAGCAGTTTGCGGCAGAGCGTCCGAACGTCTGGTTAATCACCGTCTCGCCTTCCCGCGCCAGCATCAGTGAAGCACTGTATGAGATGGCGCTGGAGCTGGGTGTCGGTGACGCGCCGCGCCGGGCAGCTGGGCCGGGCTGTACGCAGGAAGCTGCGCGGAACGCAGGGCCTGCTGATTATTGA
- a CDS encoding Mu transposase C-terminal domain-containing protein yields the protein MLKHWLVVRRQQVSLFIFNASTESVNRNAFWNRRPGRDTEVCRGILSFDAAFEQSYQESAVRKATAEQRHLLLLPSEAVTVNNGIFVLKAGGKLQGRENRYHNEQLLSIRPNKIVVRFDPAQLHASVLCYTLDGRFICEAACIEKAGFGDTQAAREHHRNRNRFVKRTKEATAAQRRMTALEVAERMPDTLPPEPPESRVVEICRPAGNTVRREWAEEQPETGYDHAFENAVACLHEQQQKNNLGV from the coding sequence GTGCTGAAGCATTGGCTGGTTGTCCGAAGACAACAAGTAAGCCTGTTCATTTTTAATGCAAGCACCGAGAGTGTCAACCGTAATGCTTTCTGGAATCGACGCCCGGGGCGCGATACCGAAGTCTGCCGGGGCATTCTTTCTTTTGATGCCGCTTTTGAGCAGAGCTATCAGGAAAGCGCCGTGCGTAAGGCCACCGCAGAGCAGCGGCACCTGTTACTGCTGCCGTCCGAGGCCGTCACCGTAAACAATGGCATCTTTGTCCTGAAAGCGGGCGGGAAATTGCAGGGCCGCGAGAATCGCTACCACAACGAGCAGCTACTGAGTATCAGGCCCAATAAGATTGTGGTGCGCTTTGACCCGGCGCAGTTACACGCCAGCGTGTTGTGTTACACCCTGGACGGACGCTTTATCTGTGAAGCCGCCTGCATTGAGAAAGCCGGATTTGGTGACACTCAGGCCGCCCGTGAGCATCACCGTAACCGTAACCGTTTTGTTAAGCGTACCAAAGAAGCAACGGCTGCACAGCGCCGCATGACCGCGCTGGAAGTGGCAGAGCGGATGCCCGATACCTTGCCACCGGAACCCCCTGAAAGCCGTGTTGTAGAAATCTGTCGTCCTGCCGGTAATACCGTGCGCCGTGAATGGGCAGAGGAACAGCCTGAGACCGGCTACGACCATGCCTTTGAAAATGCCGTTGCCTGCTTACACGAGCAGCAGCAGAAAAATAATCTGGGAGTATAA
- a CDS encoding STY4534 family ICE replication protein, translating into MSTQTQQASTKTEYFNLTIKGMGYLSNIRQVNGPNGTFISCVVNGLSGPTDNASYTRFDVTVAGKEASSLINRCQKSVDEDKKVLIGFVLNNPKTDIFTLNSGEHAGEQRVSLKARLIKVDWIKIGQEKVYQAEKSDSTPPQQGSAQQQYAENSF; encoded by the coding sequence ATGTCTACTCAAACTCAACAAGCATCCACCAAAACTGAATACTTCAACCTGACTATCAAGGGCATGGGGTACCTCAGCAACATTCGTCAAGTCAATGGCCCGAATGGCACTTTTATCAGCTGTGTCGTCAATGGACTCTCGGGTCCTACCGATAACGCCAGTTACACGCGTTTTGATGTGACGGTCGCCGGTAAAGAAGCCAGCAGCCTGATCAACCGCTGTCAAAAGTCAGTTGATGAAGACAAAAAAGTCCTGATTGGTTTTGTGCTCAACAATCCCAAAACGGACATCTTCACGCTCAATAGCGGCGAACATGCCGGTGAACAGCGCGTCAGCCTGAAAGCCCGCCTTATCAAGGTCGATTGGATCAAAATCGGTCAGGAAAAGGTGTATCAGGCTGAGAAATCCGACTCTACGCCGCCTCAGCAAGGTTCCGCACAGCAACAATACGCTGAAAATTCTTTCTGA
- a CDS encoding single-stranded DNA-binding protein — MASRGINKVILIGHLGQDPEVRYMPNGGAVATLSLATSETWRDKQSGEQKEKTEWHRVVLFGKLAEIAGEYLRKGSQVYIEGALRTRKWADQSGQDRYTTEVVVNVGGTMQMLGGRSQTDNPGPSTSGSWGQPQQPTHSGTPTQASAGNEPPMDFDDDIPF; from the coding sequence ATGGCTTCACGTGGAATTAACAAAGTCATATTGATTGGCCACCTTGGCCAGGATCCGGAAGTCCGTTACATGCCAAATGGTGGCGCGGTTGCCACCCTGTCGCTTGCGACTTCCGAGACCTGGCGTGATAAACAATCCGGCGAACAGAAAGAAAAAACCGAATGGCACCGTGTGGTGCTGTTTGGCAAACTCGCTGAAATTGCCGGCGAATACTTGCGTAAAGGTTCGCAGGTCTATATTGAGGGGGCTTTACGCACGCGTAAATGGGCAGATCAGAGCGGCCAGGATCGCTATACTACCGAGGTAGTCGTTAACGTAGGCGGCACGATGCAGATGCTGGGTGGTCGTAGTCAGACCGATAACCCGGGGCCTTCAACGTCTGGTAGTTGGGGGCAACCTCAGCAACCGACCCACAGTGGCACACCCACTCAGGCGTCTGCCGGCAATGAACCGCCGATGGACTTTGATGATGACATCCCATTTTGA